The following proteins are co-located in the Festucalex cinctus isolate MCC-2025b chromosome 15, RoL_Fcin_1.0, whole genome shotgun sequence genome:
- the dmgdh gene encoding dimethylglycine dehydrogenase, mitochondrial isoform X2 → MSARMLKLVKVHLRSSRHVGPLAFLLPSRTFGCTARRRDEQSDSSSVLGKRWKDTAETVVIGGGCVGTGVAYHLAKSGMKDVVLLEKSELTAGSTWHAAGLTTYYHPGINLKKVHYDSIKLYERLEAETGQAVGFHQPGSVRIASTPARVDEMRYQMTRTHWHVTEQYMIGPDKVQELFPLLNMDKVLAGLYTPGDGHIDPYSLTMALAAGARMYGAQIYNPAPVTGLTPTADGKWDVQTPHGTIRADRIVNATGFWAREVGKLIGFEHPTIPVHHQYLVTATVPEVKALKKELAVIRDLEGSYYLRQERDGLLFGPYEKMEKMVLQDSWVRDGVPPGFGKELFESDLDRIMEHVEMAMEMVPVLKKADIINMVSGPITYTPDLLPMVGPHQGVRNYWTAIGFGYGVIHAGGVGKFLSDWIRNGEPPYDLIECDPNRYGNWVDVPFLCAKARESYGFNNVVGYPKEERFAGRPTYRTSGIYDLLKDEGSMGFHAGWEQPHWFYKPGDDTGYKPSFRRTNWFEPVGRECKLVMEKVGVIDLTPFGKFIVKGKDSLKLLDRLFANTMPKVGQTNISHMLTPTGRVYAEVTITQLAPGEFLLITGSGSELHDLRWIETEASVGSYDVDIANVTEEIGVLGVAGPNSRKVLQKLTQEDMSHSGFKFLQCKSIQLAGVMLRAIRISYTGELGWELYINQKDMAAVYRAIMEAGKEEGIDNFGTYAMASLRLEKGFRGWGAEMNSDTNPLEAGLDYFIKLNKPADFIGKAALREIKAKGLKRKLSYLAVETHDVDPEGNETVWHDGKVVGNTTSGAYSYSAQHSLAFAYLPVELSSVGHKVDVELLGRKYPAAVIQEPLVLTEPTRTRLQNKAKSKA, encoded by the exons ATGTCCGCCCGCATGTTAAAGCTGGTCAAGGTGCACCTACGCTCCAGCAGGCATGTCGGCCCTCTTGCGTTTCTTCTGCCTTCGCGGACGTTCGGCTGCACGGCGAGGAGACGAGATGAGCAAAG TGACTCGTCCTCCGTGTTGGGCAAGCGATGGAAGGACACGGCCGAGACGGTGGTCATCGGAGGGGGCTGCGTGGGCACAGGTGTGGCCTACCACCTGGCCAAAAGCGGCATGAAGGACGTGGTGCTGCTGGAGAAGTCCGAACTTACCGCCGGATCCACTTGGCATGCG GCCGGGTTGACCACCTATTACCATCCGGGCATCAATCTCAAGAAAGTCCACTATGACAGCATTAAACTGTACGAGAGGTTGGAAGCCGAAACTGGACAG GCGGTGGGCTTCCACCAGCCGGGCAGCGTCCGCATCGCCTCGACGCCTGCCCGTGTCGACGAGATGAGGTACCAGATGACCCGCACCCACTGGCACGTTACGGAGCAGTACATGATTGGGCccgacaaggttcaggagctgTTCCCCCTGCTCAACATGGACAAG GTCCTGGCTGGTCTGTACACTCCGGGAGACGGCCACATCGACCCTTACTCCTTGACCATGGCGCTGGCGGCAGGCGCTCGCATGTACGGTGCTCAGATCTACAACCCGGCCCCGGTCACGGGACTTACGCCCACAGCTGACGGCAAATGGGATGTACAGACGCCTCACGGAACCATCCGGGCCGATCGTATTGTCAACGCAACAG GTTTCTGGGCCCGTGAGGTGGGAAAGTTGATTGGTTTTGAGCATCCGACCATCCCAGTGCACCACCAGTACTTGGTGACGGCGACCGTGCCGGAGGTCAAGGCACTGAAAAAGGAACTGGCCGTCATCCGAGACCTGGAGGGCTCTTACTACTTGCGTCAGGAAAGGGATGGCCTTCTGTTTGGGCCCTATGAAAAGATGGAGAAGATGGTCCTGCAAGACTCTTGGGTTCGAGACGGCGTACCCCCAG GTTTCGGCAAGGAGCTGTTTGAGTCGGACCTGGACCGGATTATGGAGCACGTAGAAATGGCCATGGAGATGGTCCCCGTGCTGAAGAAAGCCGACATCATCAACATGGTGTCCGGTCCGATCACGTACACCCCGGACTTACTGCCCATGGTTGGACCACATCAAGGAGTTCGCAACTACTGGACGGCCATCGGATTCGG GTATGGCGTGATCCACGCTGGCGGAGTGGGGAAATTCCTGAGCGACTGGATCAGAAACGGCGAGCCTCCGTACGACCTGATTGAATGTGACCCCAACCGCTACGGAAACTGGGTCGACGTGCCTTTCCTGTGCGCCAAAGCCAGAGAATCCTATGGCTTCAATAATGTGG TGGGCTACCCCAAGGAGGAGCGCTTTGCTGGCCGACCAACCTACCGGACGAGCGGCATTTATGATCTTCTCAAGGACGAAGGGTCCATGGGCTTCCATGCCGGCTGGGAACAACCTCACTGGTTTTACAAACCGGGTGACGACACCGGATACAA GCCCAGTTTCAGGCGCACAAACTGGTTTGAACCCGTCGGCAGAGAGTGCAAACTCGTGATGGAGAAGGTGGGCGTGATAGACCTGACCCCCTTTGGCAAGTTCATCGTGAAAGGCAAGGACTCGCTCAAGTTGCTGGACCGCTTGTTCGCCAACACCATGCCCAAG GTGGGCCAGACCAACATCAGCCACATGTTGACACCCACCGGGAGAGTCTACGCTGAGGTCACCATCACCCAGTTGGCGCCGGGAGAGTTTTTGCTCATCACCGGCTCGGGATCGGAACTGCATGACCTCAG GTGGATCGAGACGGAAGCGTCCGTCGGCAGCTACGACGTCGACATCGCCAACGTGACGGAAGAAATCGGCGTGCTGGGCGTGGCCGGGCCCAACTCCCGCAAGGTCCTTCAAAAGCTCACCCAGGAGGACATGAGCCATTCGGGGTTTAAGTTTCTCCAGTGCAAGTCCATCCAGTTGGCCGGTGTTATGCTCCGAGCCATCCGGATCTCCTACACTG GTGAACTGGGATGGGAGCTGTACATCAACCAGAAGGACATGGCTGCCGTGTACCGGGCCATCATGGAAGCCGGAAAAGAAGAAGGCATCGACAACTTCGGCACCTACGCAATGGCCTCCCTCAGGCTGGAGAAGGGCTTCAGAGGATGGGGAGCCGAG ATGAACAGTGACACCAACCCGCTGGAGGCGGGATTAGATTACTTCATCAAACTCAACAAG CCCGCCGACTTCATCGGCAAGGCTGCGCTTCGGGAGATAAAAGCCAAGGGCTTGAAGAGGAAGTTGTCCTACCTGGCGGTGGAGACGCACGACGTCGACCCCGAGGGCAACGAGACGGTGTGGCACGACGGAAAG GTGGTGGGCAACACCACGTCGGGGGCCTACAGCTACAGCGCCCAGCACAGCCTGGCGTTCGCCTACCTGCCCGTGGAGCTGTCCTCGGTCGGCCACAAGGTGGACGTGGAGCTGCTGGGGAGGAAGTACCCTGCGGCGGTCATCCAGGAGCCTTTGGTGCTCACCGAGCCCACGCGGACCCGCCTGCAGAACAAAGCCAAGAGCAAAGCATAA
- the dmgdh gene encoding dimethylglycine dehydrogenase, mitochondrial isoform X1, translated as MKMKNLELLLAGGFLLLHEVRVTFGDPPAVWRGHGRTHGATRRRLQLLPVVSAGPEAKTLRHVGPLAFLLPSRTFGCTARRRDEQSDSSSVLGKRWKDTAETVVIGGGCVGTGVAYHLAKSGMKDVVLLEKSELTAGSTWHAAGLTTYYHPGINLKKVHYDSIKLYERLEAETGQAVGFHQPGSVRIASTPARVDEMRYQMTRTHWHVTEQYMIGPDKVQELFPLLNMDKVLAGLYTPGDGHIDPYSLTMALAAGARMYGAQIYNPAPVTGLTPTADGKWDVQTPHGTIRADRIVNATGFWAREVGKLIGFEHPTIPVHHQYLVTATVPEVKALKKELAVIRDLEGSYYLRQERDGLLFGPYEKMEKMVLQDSWVRDGVPPGFGKELFESDLDRIMEHVEMAMEMVPVLKKADIINMVSGPITYTPDLLPMVGPHQGVRNYWTAIGFGYGVIHAGGVGKFLSDWIRNGEPPYDLIECDPNRYGNWVDVPFLCAKARESYGFNNVVGYPKEERFAGRPTYRTSGIYDLLKDEGSMGFHAGWEQPHWFYKPGDDTGYKPSFRRTNWFEPVGRECKLVMEKVGVIDLTPFGKFIVKGKDSLKLLDRLFANTMPKVGQTNISHMLTPTGRVYAEVTITQLAPGEFLLITGSGSELHDLRWIETEASVGSYDVDIANVTEEIGVLGVAGPNSRKVLQKLTQEDMSHSGFKFLQCKSIQLAGVMLRAIRISYTGELGWELYINQKDMAAVYRAIMEAGKEEGIDNFGTYAMASLRLEKGFRGWGAEMNSDTNPLEAGLDYFIKLNKPADFIGKAALREIKAKGLKRKLSYLAVETHDVDPEGNETVWHDGKVVGNTTSGAYSYSAQHSLAFAYLPVELSSVGHKVDVELLGRKYPAAVIQEPLVLTEPTRTRLQNKAKSKA; from the exons ATGAAAATGAAG AACCTGGAGCTGCTCCTTGCTGGTGGCTTCCTTCTGCTGCATGAGGTCCGCGTGACCTTTGGTGACCCCCCAGCCGTCTGGCGTGGACATGGAAGGACACATGGGGCGACCCGACGCCGGCTTCAGCTTCTCCCAGTAGTCTCGGCGGGCCCTGAAGCGAAGACGTTAAG GCATGTCGGCCCTCTTGCGTTTCTTCTGCCTTCGCGGACGTTCGGCTGCACGGCGAGGAGACGAGATGAGCAAAG TGACTCGTCCTCCGTGTTGGGCAAGCGATGGAAGGACACGGCCGAGACGGTGGTCATCGGAGGGGGCTGCGTGGGCACAGGTGTGGCCTACCACCTGGCCAAAAGCGGCATGAAGGACGTGGTGCTGCTGGAGAAGTCCGAACTTACCGCCGGATCCACTTGGCATGCG GCCGGGTTGACCACCTATTACCATCCGGGCATCAATCTCAAGAAAGTCCACTATGACAGCATTAAACTGTACGAGAGGTTGGAAGCCGAAACTGGACAG GCGGTGGGCTTCCACCAGCCGGGCAGCGTCCGCATCGCCTCGACGCCTGCCCGTGTCGACGAGATGAGGTACCAGATGACCCGCACCCACTGGCACGTTACGGAGCAGTACATGATTGGGCccgacaaggttcaggagctgTTCCCCCTGCTCAACATGGACAAG GTCCTGGCTGGTCTGTACACTCCGGGAGACGGCCACATCGACCCTTACTCCTTGACCATGGCGCTGGCGGCAGGCGCTCGCATGTACGGTGCTCAGATCTACAACCCGGCCCCGGTCACGGGACTTACGCCCACAGCTGACGGCAAATGGGATGTACAGACGCCTCACGGAACCATCCGGGCCGATCGTATTGTCAACGCAACAG GTTTCTGGGCCCGTGAGGTGGGAAAGTTGATTGGTTTTGAGCATCCGACCATCCCAGTGCACCACCAGTACTTGGTGACGGCGACCGTGCCGGAGGTCAAGGCACTGAAAAAGGAACTGGCCGTCATCCGAGACCTGGAGGGCTCTTACTACTTGCGTCAGGAAAGGGATGGCCTTCTGTTTGGGCCCTATGAAAAGATGGAGAAGATGGTCCTGCAAGACTCTTGGGTTCGAGACGGCGTACCCCCAG GTTTCGGCAAGGAGCTGTTTGAGTCGGACCTGGACCGGATTATGGAGCACGTAGAAATGGCCATGGAGATGGTCCCCGTGCTGAAGAAAGCCGACATCATCAACATGGTGTCCGGTCCGATCACGTACACCCCGGACTTACTGCCCATGGTTGGACCACATCAAGGAGTTCGCAACTACTGGACGGCCATCGGATTCGG GTATGGCGTGATCCACGCTGGCGGAGTGGGGAAATTCCTGAGCGACTGGATCAGAAACGGCGAGCCTCCGTACGACCTGATTGAATGTGACCCCAACCGCTACGGAAACTGGGTCGACGTGCCTTTCCTGTGCGCCAAAGCCAGAGAATCCTATGGCTTCAATAATGTGG TGGGCTACCCCAAGGAGGAGCGCTTTGCTGGCCGACCAACCTACCGGACGAGCGGCATTTATGATCTTCTCAAGGACGAAGGGTCCATGGGCTTCCATGCCGGCTGGGAACAACCTCACTGGTTTTACAAACCGGGTGACGACACCGGATACAA GCCCAGTTTCAGGCGCACAAACTGGTTTGAACCCGTCGGCAGAGAGTGCAAACTCGTGATGGAGAAGGTGGGCGTGATAGACCTGACCCCCTTTGGCAAGTTCATCGTGAAAGGCAAGGACTCGCTCAAGTTGCTGGACCGCTTGTTCGCCAACACCATGCCCAAG GTGGGCCAGACCAACATCAGCCACATGTTGACACCCACCGGGAGAGTCTACGCTGAGGTCACCATCACCCAGTTGGCGCCGGGAGAGTTTTTGCTCATCACCGGCTCGGGATCGGAACTGCATGACCTCAG GTGGATCGAGACGGAAGCGTCCGTCGGCAGCTACGACGTCGACATCGCCAACGTGACGGAAGAAATCGGCGTGCTGGGCGTGGCCGGGCCCAACTCCCGCAAGGTCCTTCAAAAGCTCACCCAGGAGGACATGAGCCATTCGGGGTTTAAGTTTCTCCAGTGCAAGTCCATCCAGTTGGCCGGTGTTATGCTCCGAGCCATCCGGATCTCCTACACTG GTGAACTGGGATGGGAGCTGTACATCAACCAGAAGGACATGGCTGCCGTGTACCGGGCCATCATGGAAGCCGGAAAAGAAGAAGGCATCGACAACTTCGGCACCTACGCAATGGCCTCCCTCAGGCTGGAGAAGGGCTTCAGAGGATGGGGAGCCGAG ATGAACAGTGACACCAACCCGCTGGAGGCGGGATTAGATTACTTCATCAAACTCAACAAG CCCGCCGACTTCATCGGCAAGGCTGCGCTTCGGGAGATAAAAGCCAAGGGCTTGAAGAGGAAGTTGTCCTACCTGGCGGTGGAGACGCACGACGTCGACCCCGAGGGCAACGAGACGGTGTGGCACGACGGAAAG GTGGTGGGCAACACCACGTCGGGGGCCTACAGCTACAGCGCCCAGCACAGCCTGGCGTTCGCCTACCTGCCCGTGGAGCTGTCCTCGGTCGGCCACAAGGTGGACGTGGAGCTGCTGGGGAGGAAGTACCCTGCGGCGGTCATCCAGGAGCCTTTGGTGCTCACCGAGCCCACGCGGACCCGCCTGCAGAACAAAGCCAAGAGCAAAGCATAA
- the jmy gene encoding junction-mediating and -regulatory protein, which translates to MSFAMEDNLESGWVSVRPKAFDEKERHKFAFIVAWNDIEGKFAITCHDRTVQKRTTFFDPLLDWSPAADDRQPGMASTQDGGGRPAKVRPMGKVDSWDLVSPKVNDTEFVDPAGAPRSPADDPEAGGRQDFSWAGLFSFQELRAAHHQLCAVNAELEPCLPAFPEEPSGVWSVLFGVSAASSSSERETEALCYQLQVYLGHALDTCGWKIFSQVLFTDSDDTEEYYESLSELRRKGYEDGLDRAKRRLQEVLDKHRALDSMVELLQVYGDEDEAYGQMLEAATQLYNYLLQPFRDMRELAMLRRQQIKISLETERLGPRRVDNLRREDEEWQKKAHAAVLAIQDLTVKFFETTNRAQKALYERMRADQRRLGKSAWVAAVERMERLQYSVSKETLQLMRAKEICLEQRKHGLKEEMRSLQGGEDAMLHLDQLEALYYELQLQLYDIQAEVLRCEELLLTAQLQSLRRQITERQDEVVYYDAFESPDAMKGAEDPAGPPPVPPLRDNEELEILRQRTRQLEARRGRITTKKVYLKNKKEICISNHKQKMGARQGILTRNTSLQVRETEEEEAERNARVSLERQRTLDRLRSLNQRYPGHVTLKSSRLRQLQTRRRAGQPPPCTQATGVQTDSVAPDLPELSAPPPEDACESLPAIRLVDLDSPPPFLSLPTSVLTVGGAPPPPPPPPPPLPPPPPPPSVPAEPCPALPRECKPAALPLAPISPRFFDSSQLLTARKKLRKTSAVDATQWRRASSPMDEVLASLKRGSFHLRKAELRVLGPDPDDDGENILAQIRQGVRLRQVRAPPERPRRADRFAHSADALTQSIHEALRRIKEASPESESEDEGLPCTDWEN; encoded by the exons ATGTCCTTCGCCATGGAGGACAACTTGGAGTCCGGCTGGGTGTCCGTCCGGCCCAAAGCGTTCGATGAGAAAGAACGACACAAATTCGCTTTCATCGTGGCCTGGAATGACATCGAAGGGAAGTTCGCCATAACCTGCCACGACCGGACGGTACAGAAGCGGACCACCTTCTTCGACCCGCTCCTCGACTGGAGCCCGGCCGCGGACGACAGGCAGCCCGGCATGGCGTCGACGCAAGACggcggcggtcgtccggcgaaAGTTCGGCCGATGGGAAAAGTTGACAGTTGGGATTTGGTGTCACCCAAGGTCAACGACACTGAGTTTGTGGACCCCGCGGGGGCGCCGCGCTCCCCCGCCGATGACCCCGAGGCCGGCGGCCGCCAAGACTTCAGCTGGGCCGGCCTCTTCTCGTTCCAGGAGCTCCGGGCGGCTCACCACCAGCTGTGCGCCGTCAACGCCGAGCTGGAGCCGTGTCTGCCGGCCTtcccggaggagccgtccggcGTGTGGTCGGTCCTGTTCGGCGTCTCGGccgcgtcgtcgtcgtcggagCGGGAGACGGAGGCGCTGTGCTACCAGCTGCAGGTGTACCTGGGCCACGCTCTGGACACCTGCGGCTGGAAGATCTTCTCGCAGGTGCTGTTCACCGACAGCGACGACACGGAGGAGTACTACGAGAGTCTGAGCGAACTGCGGAGGAAAGGCTACGAGGACGGCCTGGACAGAGCCAAGAGGCGCTTGCAAGAG GTGCTGGACAAGCACCGGGCCCTGGACAGCATGGTGGAGCTGCTGCAGGTCTACGGCGACGAGGACGAGGCGTACGGCCAGATGCTGGAGGCCGCCACGCAGCTGTACAACTACCTGCTGCAGCCGTTCAGGGACATGAGGGAGCTGGCCATGCTCAGACGGCAGCAGATTAAG ATCTCACTGGAGACGGAGCGGCTGGGTCCTCGCCGGGTGGACAACCTGAGGAGGGAGGACGAGGAGTGGCAGAAGAAGGCGCACGCCGCCGTCCTCGCCATCCAGGACCTGACCGTCAAGTTCTTCGAAACCACCAATCGAGCGCAGAAAG CACTGTACGAGCGAATGCGCGCCGACCAGAGGAGACTGGGCAAGTCGGCGTGGGTGGCGGCGGTGGAGCGCATGGAGCGGCTGCAGTATTCGGTCTCCAAAGAAACGCTGCAACTCATGCGGGCCAAGGAAATTTGCCTCGAACAGAGGAAGCACGGCCTCAAGGAGGAG ATGCGGAGCCTGCAGGGCGGCGAGGACGCCATGCTGCACCTGGACCAGCTGGAGGCGCTCTACTACGAACTCCAGCTGCAGCTGTACGACATCCAGGCCGAGGTGCTGCGCTGCGAAGAGCTGCTGCTCACCGCGCAGTTGCAGAGCCTGCGCAGACAGATTACAG AGAGGCAGGACGAGGTTGTGTACTACGATGCCTTCGAGAGCCCGGATGCCATGAAGGGGGCGGAGGACCCGGCCGGACCCCCGCCTGTGCCGCCCCTCCGCGACAATGAAGAACTGGAGATCCTTCGCCAGAGGACTCGGCAGCTGGAAGCCCGCAGGGGACGCATCACCACCAAGAAAGTCTACCTCAAAAACAAGAAG GAAATCTGCATCTCCAATCACAAGCAGAAAATGGGAGCGCGTCAGGGCATCCTCACCCGTAACACGTCCCTGCAG GTGCGAGAAACGGAGGAAGAGGAAGCAGAGCGGAATGCGCGAGTGAGTCTGGAGAGGCAAAGAACTCTGGACCGACTTCGCAGCCTCAATCAG CGTTATCCGGGTCACGTGACCCTGAAGTCCAGTCGTCTGAGGCAGCTTCAGACGCGGCGACGAGCGGGTCAGCCTCCTCCCTGCACGCAGGCCACCGGGGTTCAGACGGACAGCGTCGCCCCCGACCTGCCGGAACTCTCGGCGCCTCCTCCGGAGGACGCCTGCGAGTCCTTACCCGCCATCCGCCTGGTCGACCTGGACTCGCCTCCTCCGTTCCTCTCCCTGCCGACGTCCGTTCTCACTGTGGGTGGAGCCCCtcccccgccccctcctcctccacctccgctCCCTCCCCCTCCACCGCCGCCGTCCGTACCCGCCGAGCCGTGTCCGGCGTTGCCGCGTGAGTGCAAGCCCGCCGCGCTGCCCCTGGCGCCGATCTCGCCGCGCTTCTTCGACAGCAGCCAGCTGTTGACGGCCAGGAAGAAGCTGAGGAAGACGTCGGCTGTGGATGCAACGCAGTGGAGGAGAG CGAGCTCCCCGATGGACGAGGTCCTGGCGTCACTGAAGCGCGGCAGCTTCCACCTGCGCAAAGCCGAACTGCGCGTCCTGGGCCCCGACCCGGACGACGACGGCGAGAACATCCTGGCGCAGATCCGGCAGGGCGTACGTCTCCGGCAGGTGCGCGCCCCGCCCGAGCGGCCGCGCCGCGCCGATCGCTTCGCGCACTCGGCCGACGCCCTCACGCAAAGCATCCACGAGGCTCTGCGCAGGATCAAGGAGGCGTCGCCCGAGTCCGAGTCGGAGGACGAGGGGCTGCCCTGCACCGACTGGGAGAACTAG